The region CGTACCTTCGAGCAAGACAGCGACTGCATCCTTTAGTAAAGCCCACGTTCGCGGCAAGATAAACAGGCCGATTCCCGCCGAAATTAACGGATCGGCATAATACCAGCCGGTCGTGAGCATGATTATTCCGGCGATTATTACTCCGACAGACGTAAGCGTGTCTGAAAGAACCTCATAATAAGCGCCTTTCATGTTCAGGCTTTCTTTGGAGCCGGAACGCAGAATAACCATACCGACAATATTGACCACCAACCCAATCGATGCGACGCCGATCATCGCCGCACTCTGCACTTCGGGCGGGTTTTTGAAGCGTTCGTATGCTTCGTAAAGGATGTAGATCGAAATAAAGATCAGGATGATCGCATTCGTCATCGCCGCGAGGATCTCGACGCGATAGTAGCCGTAGGTACGTTCGGGTGATGCTGGCTTTTCAGCAAACCGTATGGCGAGCAAGGCTAAACCGACGCCCGCAACATCTGTCAGCATATGCCCGGCATCTGCAAGCAACGCCAAACTGCCCGTCCAAAATCCGCCAATTACCTCGACGATCAAATAAAAGAACGTTAGGCAAAAGACGATCATTAGCGGTTTCTTATTCCGCCCTGCCGCCGATATTTCGTGTGTGTGTCCGTGTCCCATATTTTCAATTCAGAATCTGTACCTTCGAGTCGTGCGCCTTTTTTCAGCCTTTAGCCGCCCTTTACGCCTCTATCGACGCTCTATCTTCTCGTTTGGATATGTTCGGATTCCTCGCCTCGTCAAAAATGGCAGTAACCAAGCGATGAGCAGAATCATCCCGGTTCCGATCACGGCTCCAGCTAGTATTCGAAATGGCGGGTCCAGATACATTTTTCTCCAACTCAAATCAACGTTGCGGCTTCAATCGGAACGACCATGATTATGCCGTCGCCCTTTTTGCCTGTGTGAGCGTTGTTCTTGATTGCCGCAACGATATCGTCGGCCATTTGGTCATTCACCGCGATCTCAATTCGTTTGTTCGCCTTGAATGGATCAAGTGCGTCGTATGCTCCGGTACGCATTCGTTGGCCAAATCCTTCGGAATCTATCAAGGTCATTCCGGGAAAGCCTTCGATGTTCTCGAAGGCTGTCACGATCTTCTCCACCGTAAAAGGCCGCACTATTGCGATTATCAGTTTCACTGTTATTCCTCCGTAAATTCGCCCTCGACATCCTTCTCGAACCATGCGTAAAGCGTTGGCAGTATTAAAAGTGTCAACAACGTTGACGTTATCAGTCCGCCGATCACAACCGTCGCAAGCGGACGTTGAACTTCGGCACCCGCAGACGTTGCCAATGCCATCGGGATAAAGCCGAGACTGGCAACCAACGCCGTCATCAAAACCGGACGCAAACGCGTCATCGAGCCTTCTTTCACGGCGTCAAGGACGGACTTGCCTTCTTCGCGGAGATGGTTGATAAAACTGACCATCACAACACCGTTTAGAACGGCAACGCCAAATAGTGCGATAAAGCCGACGCCTGCAGAAATCGAGAATGGCATACCCCGCAAAGCCAGAGCCACTACTCCTCCGACGATTGCAAACGGAATTCCGGTGTATATCATCAATGCTTGCTTCGCCGAACCAAACGTCGAAAATAGCATCACAAAGATCAGGAACAACGCTATCGGCACCACGATCAACAAGCGACTGGTTGCCCTTTCCAGATTTTCGAAGGCTCCGCCCCATTGCAAATAATATCCGGGCGGAAGTGTCACTTCCTTACCGATCTTTTCCTTTGCCTCAGTTACGAAACTGGCAATGTCGCGTTGACGGACA is a window of Chloracidobacterium sp. DNA encoding:
- a CDS encoding cation transporter, whose protein sequence is MGHGHTHEISAAGRNKKPLMIVFCLTFFYLIVEVIGGFWTGSLALLADAGHMLTDVAGVGLALLAIRFAEKPASPERTYGYYRVEILAAMTNAIILIFISIYILYEAYERFKNPPEVQSAAMIGVASIGLVVNIVGMVILRSGSKESLNMKGAYYEVLSDTLTSVGVIIAGIIMLTTGWYYADPLISAGIGLFILPRTWALLKDAVAVLLEGTPSDVNIANVRDKLSKIEGVAEIHDLHVWSLTSGVNALSVHAVLAEGAEHDDVLQRVHDSCTSEFKISHLTAQTEREGFACHETHI
- a CDS encoding P-II family nitrogen regulator yields the protein MKLIIAIVRPFTVEKIVTAFENIEGFPGMTLIDSEGFGQRMRTGAYDALDPFKANKRIEIAVNDQMADDIVAAIKNNAHTGKKGDGIIMVVPIEAATLI